From a region of the Marinomonas mediterranea MMB-1 genome:
- a CDS encoding methyl-accepting chemotaxis protein, with amino-acid sequence MLLKPGIVVLSNLSDNGKLALFSVLTFCACTPYMGIHALPSDADLPLIAFLLSAYFFVSGQRLSRMRIRSLIEHIAALKREEQTLPLSEQDKDFNNVANLVNGLLRDLDRKKELLNNCSMEAEYTAKELQNSSSQVASGAEQEFHALDSLASTSEEMNTTITDIASRLDGTSTKALSTLSESQQGREVLSSLTDRLKEVGTMVAHNQDHIGSLTQSADEISSFVERIRDITSEINLLALNASIESARAGEAGRGFSVVADEVRNLAHNTAKATQDISELVSSMNQRVSLSNKNSQHLETLTEQAQQALKLVTVSFNSIESAAKDTQEEVVMSRATMDEFRLANEQMSQRLQHLAGVSELNSKSSKDTKDMVRYLEWLSSRLKPQGELV; translated from the coding sequence ATGTTGCTAAAGCCTGGTATTGTCGTTCTATCAAATCTTTCCGATAACGGAAAACTTGCGCTATTCAGCGTGCTGACATTTTGCGCCTGTACACCCTATATGGGCATACACGCACTGCCGTCAGACGCAGACCTACCGCTGATCGCCTTTTTATTGTCTGCTTATTTCTTTGTTTCAGGTCAACGACTTAGCCGAATGAGAATTCGCTCATTAATCGAACATATCGCAGCACTGAAACGTGAGGAGCAAACACTCCCCCTAAGTGAACAAGATAAAGACTTTAACAACGTCGCAAACCTTGTAAATGGGCTGCTCAGAGATCTCGACAGAAAAAAAGAGCTTCTAAACAACTGCTCAATGGAAGCCGAATACACAGCTAAAGAGCTGCAAAACTCGTCTTCTCAGGTCGCTTCTGGTGCAGAACAAGAGTTTCACGCACTCGACTCTCTCGCTTCCACCAGCGAGGAAATGAATACCACCATCACTGATATCGCCAGCCGTTTAGACGGAACAAGCACCAAAGCACTCAGCACTCTGTCAGAGTCACAACAAGGCCGAGAGGTTTTAAGCAGTTTGACAGATCGGCTAAAGGAAGTAGGGACGATGGTGGCTCACAATCAGGATCACATTGGTTCTCTTACTCAAAGTGCCGATGAAATTTCCTCTTTTGTGGAGCGTATTCGAGACATCACATCCGAAATTAACCTTCTAGCACTCAATGCTTCTATTGAATCCGCACGAGCTGGTGAGGCGGGACGAGGGTTCTCCGTGGTTGCAGATGAGGTACGTAACTTAGCCCATAATACGGCCAAGGCGACTCAGGATATCTCTGAGCTGGTGTCCAGCATGAACCAAAGAGTTTCACTTTCAAATAAAAACAGCCAGCATTTAGAAACACTGACAGAGCAAGCACAGCAAGCTCTTAAGTTAGTGACCGTCTCATTCAACTCAATAGAATCCGCTGCAAAGGATACTCAGGAAGAAGTTGTTATGTCGCGCGCCACTATGGATGAGTTTCGTTTAGCAAATGAACAAATGTCTCAGCGATTACAGCACCTCGCAGGCGTAAGTGAACTAAACTCAAAAAGTAGCAAGGACACAAAAGACATGGTGCGCTATTTAGAATGGCTTTCATCGAGGTTAAAACCTCAAGGAGAACTTGTATGA